One segment of Streptomyces sp. NBC_01463 DNA contains the following:
- a CDS encoding ABC transporter permease: MTTATPTAATTGAPPRYRVTPARVLRSEWHKLRTLRSSWITLGSAAALVLAVGLVMGITYTSDGGDSDVDTVILVLYGTTLGTLCTVVLGILVTAGEYSSGMIRASLTAVPRRLPVLWAKAAVFSATVLGVMLTTSLLTFVAAQLFLHDTDQAASLTDPGVLRAVAGNAVGTTLLSLIALGLGALLRSVPGAIGAFIGGVMVLPEVLGMLPYDAVETAIRYFPTQAAGVLGSATPLPDAAPAGGALLALLLWSAATLIAAAALLRRRDA; this comes from the coding sequence ATGACCACCGCCACGCCCACCGCCGCCACCACCGGCGCACCGCCCCGCTACCGCGTCACCCCGGCCCGCGTCCTGCGCTCCGAGTGGCACAAGCTCCGCACCCTGCGCTCCAGCTGGATCACCCTGGGGTCCGCCGCGGCGCTCGTCCTCGCCGTCGGCCTCGTCATGGGCATCACCTACACGTCCGACGGCGGCGACTCCGACGTCGACACGGTCATCCTGGTCCTCTACGGCACCACTCTCGGCACGCTCTGCACGGTGGTGCTGGGCATCCTCGTCACCGCGGGCGAGTACTCCTCCGGCATGATCCGTGCCTCGCTCACCGCGGTACCCCGCCGGCTCCCCGTCCTGTGGGCCAAGGCGGCCGTCTTCAGCGCCACCGTCCTCGGCGTCATGCTGACGACCTCCCTGCTCACGTTCGTCGCCGCCCAGCTGTTCCTCCACGACACGGACCAGGCCGCCTCCCTGACCGACCCCGGCGTGCTCCGCGCCGTGGCGGGCAACGCCGTCGGCACCACCCTCCTCAGCCTCATCGCCCTGGGCCTCGGCGCCCTGCTCCGCTCGGTCCCCGGCGCGATCGGCGCCTTCATCGGCGGCGTGATGGTCCTTCCGGAGGTCCTCGGCATGCTCCCGTACGACGCGGTGGAGACCGCCATCCGCTACTTCCCGACCCAGGCCGCCGGAGTCCTCGGTTCCGCGACGCCGCTCCCCGACGCCGCCCCCGCCGGCGGGGCCCTGCTCGCCCTCCTCCTGTGGTCGGCGGCCACACTGATCGCGGCGGCCGCGCTCCTGCGCCGACGCGACGCATGA
- a CDS encoding ATP-binding cassette domain-containing protein, translating to MIRAYELTKRYGGTTVVQDLDFTVRPGTVTGFLGPNGAGKSTTMRMLLGLDAPTRGRSTIGGRAYATHNAPLTEVGALLEARSVHPGRTAFHHLMALAHTHGIPRSRVEHVLDLAGLTGVAGKRVKGFSLGMGQRLGIAAALLGDPATLILDEPVNGLDPEGVLWIRNLLKSLATQGRTVLVSSHLMSEMALTADHLVIIGRGRLLADTTVADFVATAGGSAVKVVTPQAPALSDLLRGPGIDISGAAGPDQLEVRGTDAAHIGRVAAAHAIPLHELTPRTASLEQAFMDLTQESVEYRITAPEPTGALA from the coding sequence ATGATCAGGGCATACGAACTCACCAAACGGTACGGCGGCACGACCGTCGTCCAGGACCTCGACTTCACGGTCCGGCCGGGCACCGTCACCGGCTTCCTCGGCCCGAACGGCGCCGGGAAGTCCACGACCATGCGGATGCTCCTCGGCCTGGACGCCCCCACCCGCGGCCGCTCCACGATCGGCGGGCGCGCGTACGCCACCCACAACGCACCCCTCACCGAGGTCGGCGCCCTGCTGGAGGCCCGTTCCGTCCACCCCGGCCGGACCGCCTTCCACCACCTGATGGCCCTCGCCCACACCCACGGCATCCCGCGCAGCCGCGTCGAGCACGTCCTCGACCTCGCCGGACTGACCGGGGTCGCCGGAAAACGCGTCAAGGGCTTCTCGCTCGGCATGGGCCAGCGGCTCGGCATCGCCGCCGCACTGCTCGGCGACCCGGCCACCCTGATCCTGGACGAGCCGGTCAACGGCCTCGACCCGGAGGGCGTGCTGTGGATCCGCAACCTGCTCAAGTCCCTCGCCACCCAGGGCCGCACCGTCCTCGTCTCCTCGCACCTCATGAGCGAGATGGCCCTGACCGCCGACCACCTCGTCATCATCGGACGCGGCCGCCTCCTCGCCGACACGACCGTCGCCGACTTCGTCGCCACGGCGGGCGGCAGCGCCGTCAAGGTCGTCACCCCCCAGGCCCCGGCCCTCAGCGACCTGCTGCGCGGCCCCGGCATCGACATCAGCGGCGCGGCGGGCCCGGACCAGCTGGAGGTCCGCGGCACGGACGCCGCCCACATCGGGCGCGTCGCCGCCGCCCACGCCATTCCCCTCCACGAACTCACGCCCCGTACCGCCTCCCTGGAGCAGGCGTTCATGGATCTCACCCAGGAGTCGGTCGAGTACCGGATCACCGCCCCCGAACCGACCGGAGCCCTCGCATGA
- a CDS encoding GNAT family N-acetyltransferase: MDYVIRPVRADEWQQAKELRLAALRDPAAPVAFLETYETCLERTDDFWRERTLGASEDGAGGVRQFVAEGSDGSWAGTVSVLIERPDGDAVFGGAAVVHQAHVVGVFVRPEARGRGLIDELFRVGTDWAWSLGEPLIERVRLYVHEDNPRAAAVYRRIGFVPTGETVPMPGDPTARELEYAVPRP, from the coding sequence ATGGACTACGTGATACGGCCGGTGCGTGCCGACGAGTGGCAGCAGGCGAAGGAACTCCGACTGGCCGCGTTGCGGGACCCGGCGGCTCCGGTGGCGTTCCTGGAGACGTACGAGACCTGCCTGGAGCGCACCGACGACTTCTGGCGCGAGCGCACGCTCGGCGCTTCGGAGGACGGGGCCGGCGGGGTGCGGCAGTTCGTCGCCGAGGGATCCGACGGCAGTTGGGCGGGCACGGTCAGTGTGCTGATCGAGCGGCCCGACGGGGATGCGGTGTTCGGCGGGGCTGCCGTGGTGCACCAGGCCCATGTGGTCGGTGTGTTCGTGCGGCCCGAGGCGCGGGGCAGGGGGCTGATCGATGAGCTGTTCCGGGTCGGTACGGACTGGGCGTGGTCGCTGGGCGAGCCGTTGATCGAGCGGGTCCGGCTGTATGTGCACGAGGACAATCCGCGGGCCGCGGCCGTCTACCGCCGGATCGGCTTCGTGCCGACCGGGGAGACCGTGCCGATGCCGGGTGACCCGACGGCCCGGGAGCTGGAGTACGCGGTGCCCCGCCCCTGA
- a CDS encoding DUF402 domain-containing protein — protein sequence MKTDKQDVANNRTSSEKGRILHWNFFIGGHLSASVPVRLVERTPEGQLVWMETGTPMWRTALPRGATHLRDIAPHERPAEGYPVVADRWPMGDALFYQPAGAAHSVLWLFGRRQKFRGWYVNLERRVHRGDDIDITDHELDINVAPDRTWCWKDEQSFAEKTGHPAYWTAEEAVAIRTEGDTVARLAEAGTFPFDGSWCDFRPPPAWTTPPRPPVPRHPLLSPSTVPTFPTSPTSPASQQNL from the coding sequence ATGAAAACCGACAAGCAGGACGTCGCGAACAACCGCACGAGCAGCGAGAAGGGACGGATCCTGCACTGGAACTTCTTCATAGGCGGCCATCTGAGCGCCTCCGTACCCGTGCGCCTCGTCGAACGCACGCCCGAGGGCCAACTGGTCTGGATGGAGACGGGCACCCCGATGTGGCGCACCGCCCTCCCGCGCGGCGCCACCCACCTCCGGGACATCGCACCGCACGAGCGCCCCGCCGAGGGCTATCCCGTCGTCGCCGACCGGTGGCCGATGGGCGACGCGCTCTTCTACCAGCCGGCCGGGGCCGCGCACTCCGTCCTGTGGCTCTTCGGCCGCAGACAGAAGTTCCGCGGCTGGTACGTCAATCTGGAACGGCGCGTCCACCGCGGCGACGACATCGACATCACCGACCACGAACTCGACATCAACGTGGCACCGGACCGGACCTGGTGCTGGAAGGACGAGCAGTCCTTCGCGGAGAAGACCGGCCATCCCGCGTACTGGACGGCCGAGGAAGCCGTGGCCATCAGGACCGAGGGAGACACCGTGGCCCGGCTCGCCGAGGCCGGAACCTTTCCCTTCGACGGCTCCTGGTGCGATTTCCGGCCGCCCCCGGCCTGGACGACCCCGCCCAGACCCCCCGTCCCCCGCCACCCACTCCTAAGCCCGTCGACCGTCCCGACGTTTCCGACCTCCCCGACCTCCCCGGCCTCCCAGCAGAACCTCTGA
- a CDS encoding DUF5701 family protein, with protein sequence MPESTPATTTVLPALPPLSAQAEQLIELGVHEIAGLSPNEIRDFAAEAEAKAREAGGSADTAEAAGNGEGLGDGRGGLLAVHPDRAPASALAPLLRRDDKPGFVVVDMPDVDLFTPLDTIALPDAPLYVLNGVDRGDQMANWSPDEALPALTAQGRTPLLLAEGIHWVLQQPAALERNHCFMTIGSRLRKANGAFDARTPALWISNGTGRDGRERRNAPKAGWCWAGNRHTWLGFGSTTGRH encoded by the coding sequence GTGCCCGAATCCACCCCCGCCACCACCACCGTTCTCCCCGCGCTTCCGCCCCTGAGCGCACAGGCCGAGCAACTGATCGAACTCGGGGTGCACGAGATCGCCGGGCTCTCCCCCAACGAGATCCGCGACTTCGCGGCGGAGGCGGAGGCGAAGGCGAGGGAGGCCGGCGGGAGTGCGGACACCGCCGAGGCCGCCGGGAACGGCGAGGGACTCGGCGACGGACGCGGCGGCCTGCTCGCCGTCCACCCGGACCGGGCCCCCGCATCCGCACTCGCACCGCTGCTCCGCCGCGACGACAAGCCGGGATTCGTCGTCGTCGACATGCCGGACGTCGACCTCTTCACCCCGCTCGACACCATCGCCCTCCCCGACGCACCGCTCTACGTCCTCAACGGCGTCGACCGCGGCGACCAGATGGCCAACTGGAGCCCCGACGAGGCACTCCCCGCCCTCACCGCTCAGGGCCGCACCCCGCTGCTGCTCGCCGAGGGCATCCACTGGGTGCTGCAACAGCCCGCGGCCCTGGAGCGCAATCACTGCTTCATGACCATCGGCTCCCGGCTGCGCAAGGCCAACGGCGCATTCGACGCCCGTACGCCGGCACTCTGGATCAGCAACGGCACCGGCCGGGACGGCCGGGAGCGGCGCAACGCCCCGAAGGCCGGGTGGTGCTGGGCGGGCAACCGGCACACCTGGCTGGGCTTCGGCTCCACGACGGGCCGCCACTGA
- a CDS encoding low temperature requirement protein A, whose amino-acid sequence MSDSQPTSSAWHRPMVARLTDERHRTATMLELFFDLCFVTAVAQAAAAFEHELAEGRIGHGVLGYAMVFFAIWWAWMNFTWFASAYDTDDVPYRLLTLVQITGALVLAAGASEALVHEDFTVITWGYVIMRLAMVTQWLRAARSDPERRRTCLRYAVGILVVQIGWLVRLTLPDDIGVATFAVLVVAEIAVPAWAERAATTTWHPHHIAERYGLFTLIVLGESITAATGAVRAALDTHAPLGDLAVLVVGGLLTVFALWWLYFAQSAPERLTTLRVALLWGYGHYLVFASAAAVGAGLAVNVAHATGHGHLSDRAAAAAYTVPVAVFVCLVWLLHHRSDGLRRAADAVHPVAVLAVLAATFAPGPYPALVTGLVTALLVTTTVILSARAKARTGTS is encoded by the coding sequence ATGAGTGATTCACAGCCCACCTCCAGCGCCTGGCACCGGCCCATGGTCGCCCGCCTCACCGACGAGCGGCACCGCACCGCGACCATGCTGGAGCTGTTCTTCGACCTCTGCTTCGTCACCGCGGTGGCCCAGGCCGCTGCCGCCTTCGAGCACGAGCTCGCGGAGGGACGCATCGGTCACGGCGTCCTCGGCTACGCGATGGTCTTCTTCGCGATCTGGTGGGCCTGGATGAACTTCACCTGGTTCGCCTCCGCCTACGACACCGACGACGTGCCCTACCGGCTCCTGACCCTGGTCCAGATCACCGGGGCGCTCGTCCTGGCCGCAGGAGCGTCCGAGGCCCTCGTGCACGAGGACTTCACGGTCATCACCTGGGGCTACGTGATCATGCGGCTGGCCATGGTCACACAGTGGCTGCGTGCCGCCAGGTCCGACCCCGAACGGCGCCGCACCTGCCTGCGCTACGCCGTGGGGATCCTCGTGGTGCAGATCGGCTGGCTCGTCCGCCTCACCCTGCCCGACGACATCGGGGTCGCCACCTTCGCCGTCCTCGTCGTGGCCGAGATCGCCGTCCCCGCCTGGGCGGAGCGCGCGGCCACCACCACCTGGCATCCGCACCACATCGCCGAGCGGTACGGCCTGTTCACCCTGATCGTGCTGGGCGAGTCGATCACCGCCGCCACGGGTGCGGTACGTGCCGCGCTCGACACCCACGCGCCGCTCGGCGACCTCGCCGTCCTCGTCGTCGGGGGTCTCCTGACCGTCTTCGCCCTGTGGTGGCTCTACTTCGCGCAGAGCGCTCCTGAACGGCTCACCACCCTGCGCGTGGCGCTGCTCTGGGGCTACGGCCACTACCTCGTCTTCGCGTCCGCCGCGGCCGTCGGCGCCGGCCTCGCCGTCAACGTGGCCCATGCGACGGGCCACGGTCACCTCTCGGACCGTGCGGCGGCAGCGGCGTACACCGTTCCGGTCGCCGTGTTCGTCTGCCTCGTCTGGCTGCTGCACCACCGGAGCGACGGACTGCGCCGGGCGGCCGACGCCGTCCACCCGGTCGCGGTCCTCGCCGTCCTCGCGGCGACGTTCGCGCCCGGCCCCTACCCCGCGCTCGTCACGGGCCTCGTCACGGCGCTGCTGGTCACCACGACGGTGATCCTGTCCGCACGCGCCAAGGCCAGGACCGGAACCTCCTGA
- a CDS encoding DUF4232 domain-containing protein encodes MRTNRTRIRTATIGAAATAALALALTACGGDGSGTKSAGPANNSSTSSAGTSGAAKSHDANSDTDKDANADAATTGGSAKAVTSSTGKSNGGAAKAGGTTGGDTSDSYAYKHPCKSEDLSVRVYAREGSATQQVIEVNNTGANSCGLSYFPRVSLGSATAKDHSGDIRPLIPSGLGGAPAYPVKPKTAAIAVIDLNPSGGGSGVTWINELNVLADGDHMPNAEQLNFPLGPDVKVLDPKLGLYESTVADAVASMKQADTKS; translated from the coding sequence ATGCGCACGAACCGCACCCGCATCCGCACCGCCACCATCGGCGCCGCCGCCACCGCCGCACTCGCCCTGGCGCTCACCGCCTGCGGCGGCGACGGCAGCGGCACGAAGTCCGCCGGCCCGGCGAACAACTCCTCCACCTCCTCCGCCGGCACGTCCGGCGCGGCCAAGTCCCACGACGCCAACTCGGACACTGACAAGGACGCGAACGCGGACGCCGCAACGACCGGCGGCTCCGCGAAGGCGGTCACGTCCAGCACGGGCAAGTCCAACGGCGGCGCCGCCAAGGCCGGCGGCACCACCGGCGGCGACACCAGCGACAGCTACGCCTACAAGCACCCGTGCAAGAGCGAGGACCTGTCGGTACGGGTCTACGCCCGCGAGGGCTCGGCCACCCAGCAGGTGATCGAGGTCAACAACACCGGGGCGAACTCCTGCGGGCTGAGCTACTTCCCGCGTGTCAGCCTGGGCAGCGCGACCGCGAAGGACCACAGCGGCGACATCAGGCCGCTGATCCCGAGCGGCCTGGGCGGCGCTCCCGCGTACCCGGTCAAGCCGAAGACCGCCGCCATCGCGGTGATCGACCTCAACCCGAGCGGCGGGGGCTCCGGCGTGACCTGGATCAACGAGCTGAACGTGCTGGCCGACGGCGACCACATGCCCAACGCGGAGCAGCTCAACTTCCCGCTCGGCCCGGACGTGAAGGTCCTCGACCCGAAGCTCGGTCTCTACGAGAGCACGGTCGCCGACGCCGTGGCCTCCATGAAGCAGGCGGACACGAAGTCCTGA
- a CDS encoding ATP-binding protein produces MRDPLSALSDAFTAFLFGKVETTRLPVRTSTGQAQAVYLPTAAPGLGDSGVIIGREVYSGKGYIYDPFQLYGQQLPAPHWLVLGESGNGKSALEKTYVLRQLRFRDRQVVVLDAQGEDGVGEWNLIAQELGLTPIRLDPTSALNGGIRLNPLDPAITTTGQLALLRTIIEVAMGHGLDERSGFALKVAHAYVNETKTERQPVLMDIVDQLRHPEPESAEAMNVDIDDVRAWGLDVALVLDRLVDGDLRGMFDGPTSADIDLDAPLIVFDLSHIDRNSIAMPILMAIVGVWLEHTWIRPDRKKRIFLVEEAWHIINSPFVAQLFQRLLKFGRRLGLSFVAVVHHLSDVVDGAAAREAAAILKMASTRTIYAQKADEARATGRVLGLPRWAVEIIPTLTPGIAVWDVNGNVQVVKHLITEAERPLVFTDRAMTEASATDLLPEDVRAAELEAEQRAARIENQQRLNESSESTVA; encoded by the coding sequence ATGCGAGATCCGCTGTCCGCGTTGTCGGACGCCTTCACCGCCTTCCTCTTCGGGAAGGTGGAGACGACCCGGCTGCCCGTCCGCACCTCGACCGGACAGGCCCAGGCGGTCTACCTGCCCACCGCCGCCCCCGGCCTCGGCGACTCCGGCGTGATCATCGGCCGCGAGGTGTACTCCGGCAAGGGCTACATCTACGACCCCTTCCAGCTCTACGGCCAGCAGCTCCCCGCCCCGCACTGGCTGGTGCTCGGCGAGTCCGGGAACGGCAAGTCCGCGCTGGAGAAGACCTACGTGCTCCGCCAGCTCCGCTTCCGCGACCGCCAGGTCGTCGTCCTGGACGCCCAGGGCGAGGACGGCGTCGGCGAATGGAACCTCATCGCCCAGGAGCTCGGCCTCACCCCCATCCGTCTCGACCCCACCTCCGCGCTCAACGGCGGCATCCGGCTCAACCCGCTCGACCCGGCGATCACCACCACCGGGCAGCTCGCGCTGCTGCGCACCATCATCGAAGTCGCCATGGGACACGGCCTCGACGAACGGTCCGGCTTCGCGCTGAAGGTCGCGCACGCCTATGTGAACGAGACGAAGACCGAGCGGCAGCCCGTCCTGATGGACATCGTCGACCAGCTGCGCCACCCGGAGCCGGAATCCGCCGAGGCGATGAACGTCGACATAGACGACGTACGGGCCTGGGGCCTGGACGTCGCCCTCGTCCTGGACCGGCTCGTCGACGGCGACCTGCGCGGCATGTTCGACGGACCGACCTCCGCCGACATCGACCTCGACGCCCCGCTGATCGTCTTCGACCTCTCCCACATCGACCGCAACTCCATCGCCATGCCGATCCTGATGGCGATCGTCGGCGTCTGGCTGGAGCACACCTGGATCAGGCCCGACCGGAAGAAGCGCATCTTCCTGGTCGAGGAGGCCTGGCACATCATCAACTCCCCGTTCGTGGCGCAGCTCTTCCAGCGGCTGCTGAAGTTCGGCCGCCGGCTCGGTCTCTCGTTCGTCGCCGTAGTCCACCACCTCAGCGACGTGGTCGACGGAGCCGCGGCGCGGGAAGCTGCGGCCATCCTGAAGATGGCCTCGACCCGCACGATCTACGCCCAGAAGGCCGACGAGGCCAGAGCGACCGGCCGGGTGCTCGGGCTGCCCCGGTGGGCGGTCGAGATCATCCCCACGCTCACCCCCGGCATCGCCGTCTGGGACGTCAACGGGAACGTACAGGTCGTCAAACACCTGATCACCGAGGCCGAACGGCCTCTCGTCTTCACCGACCGCGCCATGACCGAGGCCTCTGCGACCGATCTCCTCCCGGAGGACGTACGCGCCGCCGAGCTGGAGGCGGAGCAACGCGCGGCGCGGATCGAGAACCAGCAACGGCTGAACGAGTCGTCCGAGTCAACGGTGGCATGA
- a CDS encoding type VI secretion protein, whose product MAGAGRGDVRGGGNGSGGIPDGLLIGLLAFLLGLTLLAWSATGLAGLLAHGGWPDGVTLAETPLAMRRLVEAPHDLPAAWPTTPAGELSGYGLFWGLFIGELMVLVVLSVFAMGVVARWRGVRARQRAERLEPRIESPQEYAYEERPATRRPEPTPTPANHRPEPTPASPPVTEQAAAPDDTALPLAALPPVVPAPRTPLVLYGPAATRRPTAVQAIREADGPVLVVTSDPSVWAETKDARAKLGPVLVYDPGHLCDTPARLHWAPTAGCEQPDRAAARSAALLAPVRPQSRIDAATADTAETLLQCWLHAAAIDGRPFRQVHRWALGGSAHEPVRLLRTHPKAASGLAGLLESALTAHPERREMAQELTVRAFGALSSVHIREACTPNRADSLALASFADEGGSLYVVGEPIENPRSGPGAMPLLTALAADVVEHGRRMAARSSDGRLDPPMTLVLDDVAAVAPLPRLPELLATGEDQGLPVVALLRSPEQARARWTQQLQTPTTL is encoded by the coding sequence ATGGCGGGTGCGGGGCGCGGTGACGTACGCGGCGGTGGCAACGGGAGCGGCGGCATCCCCGACGGGCTGCTGATCGGCCTGCTGGCCTTCCTCCTCGGCCTGACCCTCCTGGCGTGGTCGGCCACCGGGCTGGCCGGCCTCCTCGCCCACGGCGGCTGGCCGGACGGCGTCACGCTCGCCGAGACCCCGCTGGCCATGCGCCGCCTGGTGGAGGCACCGCACGACCTGCCGGCCGCCTGGCCGACCACACCCGCCGGCGAACTCTCCGGATACGGGCTTTTCTGGGGCCTGTTCATCGGCGAACTGATGGTGCTGGTGGTGCTGTCGGTGTTCGCGATGGGCGTGGTCGCCCGCTGGCGCGGCGTCCGGGCCCGACAGCGCGCCGAACGGCTGGAGCCACGGATCGAGTCCCCGCAGGAGTACGCGTACGAGGAACGGCCCGCTACCCGCCGGCCGGAGCCCACACCCACGCCCGCCAACCACAGGCCGGAACCCACGCCCGCGTCCCCGCCCGTCACCGAACAGGCGGCCGCCCCGGACGACACCGCCCTCCCGCTGGCCGCCCTCCCGCCCGTCGTCCCCGCCCCGCGCACCCCGCTCGTCCTCTACGGCCCCGCCGCGACCCGCCGGCCCACCGCCGTCCAGGCCATCCGGGAGGCGGACGGGCCCGTGCTCGTCGTCACCTCCGACCCCAGCGTCTGGGCCGAGACCAAGGACGCCCGGGCCAAGCTCGGCCCGGTCCTCGTCTACGACCCCGGCCACCTCTGCGACACCCCCGCCCGGCTCCACTGGGCCCCCACCGCCGGCTGCGAACAGCCCGACCGTGCCGCCGCCCGCTCCGCCGCGCTCCTCGCCCCCGTACGGCCGCAGTCCCGCATCGACGCGGCGACGGCCGACACCGCCGAGACCCTCCTGCAGTGCTGGCTGCACGCCGCCGCCATCGACGGACGCCCCTTCCGCCAGGTCCACCGCTGGGCCCTCGGCGGCAGCGCCCACGAACCGGTGCGCCTGCTCCGTACGCACCCCAAGGCGGCCTCCGGACTCGCCGGACTCCTGGAGTCCGCGCTGACCGCCCACCCCGAACGCCGGGAGATGGCGCAGGAGCTGACGGTACGGGCCTTCGGCGCACTGTCCTCGGTCCACATCCGGGAGGCCTGCACACCGAATCGAGCCGATTCGCTCGCGCTGGCATCTTTCGCGGACGAGGGGGGCAGCCTCTATGTGGTCGGTGAACCCATCGAGAACCCCCGCTCGGGCCCAGGGGCCATGCCCCTGCTCACCGCGCTCGCCGCAGACGTGGTCGAGCACGGCCGCCGCATGGCCGCACGGTCATCCGACGGCCGGCTCGACCCACCAATGACGCTCGTCCTCGACGACGTCGCCGCCGTGGCGCCGCTGCCCCGGCTGCCGGAGCTGCTGGCCACCGGCGAGGACCAGGGCCTGCCCGTCGTCGCCCTGCTCCGCTCCCCCGAGCAGGCCCGCGCCCGCTGGACCCAGCAGCTCCAGACCCCGACCACCCTCTGA
- the sigJ gene encoding RNA polymerase sigma factor SigJ produces MGAAGASAEGIAGERRQLLNVAYRLLGSVAESEDAVQEAFARWYALPRSRQDEIVSPGAWLTTVTGRICLDVLGSARARRERYVGAWLPDPLPGHAALNPGPGRSTAPASTDPADQLVLDESVTMAFLVVLESMTPAERVAFVLHDVFRYPFAEIAGILGRTPAACKQLAASARRRVRPARAPVSAAGRAEAVRQVKEAWETKNIAALVDLLDPAAVMTADGGGMVGTVLRPIEGGARIAQYMVAIADKAPGLELLERPVNGLPGLVAQQGGAVMTVAAFDIADDGRISRIWAVRNPEKLRPWTRDGS; encoded by the coding sequence ATGGGAGCGGCGGGGGCGAGTGCCGAGGGGATAGCCGGCGAACGGCGCCAACTGTTGAACGTCGCGTACCGGTTGCTCGGATCGGTGGCCGAGTCCGAGGACGCCGTGCAGGAGGCGTTCGCCCGCTGGTACGCGCTGCCACGCAGCCGGCAGGACGAGATCGTGTCCCCCGGCGCCTGGCTGACGACGGTGACCGGACGTATCTGTCTGGACGTGCTCGGCTCGGCGCGGGCACGGCGTGAACGGTACGTCGGCGCATGGCTGCCCGACCCCTTGCCCGGGCACGCCGCGCTGAACCCCGGCCCCGGCCGGAGCACCGCCCCCGCCTCCACCGACCCCGCCGACCAGCTGGTCCTGGACGAGTCGGTGACCATGGCCTTCCTCGTCGTCCTGGAGTCGATGACGCCCGCCGAGCGGGTGGCGTTCGTCCTCCATGACGTCTTCCGGTACCCCTTCGCCGAGATCGCCGGCATCCTCGGCCGGACCCCCGCGGCCTGCAAACAGCTCGCGGCCTCCGCCCGACGGCGGGTGCGCCCCGCGCGGGCGCCCGTGTCGGCGGCCGGCCGGGCCGAAGCGGTGCGGCAGGTCAAGGAGGCGTGGGAGACCAAGAACATCGCGGCCCTCGTCGACCTCCTCGACCCGGCCGCCGTGATGACCGCCGACGGCGGCGGCATGGTCGGCACCGTCCTGCGCCCGATCGAGGGCGGCGCACGCATCGCCCAGTACATGGTCGCCATCGCCGACAAGGCCCCGGGCCTCGAACTCCTGGAGCGCCCGGTCAACGGGCTGCCGGGCCTGGTGGCCCAGCAGGGCGGCGCCGTCATGACCGTGGCCGCGTTCGACATCGCCGACGACGGCCGCATCAGCCGGATCTGGGCGGTGCGCAACCCGGAGAAGCTGCGCCCGTGGACACGGGACGGCTCCTGA